The segment GTGCCGATTCGACGGTCCCTTGCCGGTGATAAGGTTGGTTTGGTCGTAGCCGTCGAGATGGACCTTGTAGGTCTTGTCGCCGAGCTGTTTGCCCTTTTTGAGCTCCTCGGCGATGTTCGGGTTTCCGGCGGCAGCAATTAGGGTCGGGAACCAATCTAACCCCGACATGATCCCGTTCTCGACCTTGCCGGCTGGGACCTTGCCCGGCCAGCGAGCGAGGCATGGAGCGCGGAAGCCACCTTCGAGCACGGTTCCCTTGCCGCCCGCAAATGGCGTCTGGCCCCCGTCCGGCCAAGTGAAATTCTCGGTCCCGTTGTCGGTCGTGAAAACGAGCAGGGTGTTGTCGTCTAGGCCATCGTCCTTGAGTTTCTTCATGACCGCGCCGACGATGTCGTCGAGTTGGGCCATGCCGGCCTCGTGGATGGACCAGCCGTTCTCCGGCGTGCGCAGCTTATTGTATTTCTCGGAGAGGTGGGTGATGACGTGCATGCGCGTCGGGTTGAGCCAGCAGAAGAACGGCTTGCCACTAGCCTTGGCCCTGTCGATGAACTTCATGGTGTGTGCCAGGATCTCGTCATCGACGGTCTTCATCCGATCTGGATAGAGCGTGCCCGCGTCCTCGATCCGTTGCTTGCCGATCTCGCCCCAACGAGGCTGGACGGTCGGATCGTTCTGGTCGGTCGCCCAGCAGTGCAGCATGTTGCGTGGGCCGATCTTGTCGATGAGAGCCGGTGGGTAGTTGGGATGCGCCGGGTCTTCCATAGCGTCGAGGTGATAGAGATAGCCGAAAAACTCTTCAAAGCCGTGAACTGTGGGCAGATATTCGTTGAGATCGCCCAAGTGATTCTTTCGAACTGGCCCGTCGCGTAGCCCATCGCCTTGAGAGTGGTAGCAATGGTGGGTGCTTCGGCCGGTATCCCAACTTTCGCGCCCGCTTGGCCGACAGTAGTCAGACCGGTTCTGATCGGCAACTGTCCGGTGATGAAGTTGGCTCGACCGGCCGTGCAACTCGCCTCCGCGTAGTAGTCGGTAAGGCGCATGCCCTCGGCCGCCATTCGGTCGAGGTTCGGCGTTCGGCCCGCCATCATGCCCTGGTGATACGACCCGAGGTTAAACCACCCGATGTCGTCACCCATGATGACGATAATATTGGGTGCAGCATTCTGTGGCATCCAAGTCCTCCTTTAAAAGTGAGAGCGCCTAACTGACTTTCGATGAATCTTACGCTCGGGACCAGCCCTGTGTCTTTTTCTACGAAAAAGCATTTAGAACTTCGCCAGTAGTTTGATCGAGTAGCTGAAAGCCGAAAAGGCGGGCGCGGCTGCGCAGTGATTTGAGTTCACAGGTGCGCTGGAGTCGCTGGTAAGCAGCTGCGCCGGGGTCGTTGTAGACAAAGTCTCCGGAGAGCGCGCGGAAACAAGAACCGCAGGTTTTGCGAGCACACACGGCGATCGGCACGTGCTCGCGAGTCTCGATTTTGGGAATAGGTTGGAGAACCCCTTGAGGCTTCGCACTGTTCAACAATGAAAACCCGGGCAATCAATCAGATCAGAGGCTACGAGTACTACGCCGGTCTGCAAAAGGCTCAGCTGGAGTTAGCGAAACAGACGCCAGGAGCCTCGGCCGTGAATGTAGCCACGCAGTTATTCGATAAGGTCTTTTCCCAGATGCCCGTCGGGACGCCAGATCAAGCCTTGAGTACTATACAAGACATACGCGAGTTGGTGCATCCCAGCCACATCGCGGCCGCGATGAAATTTGGCGGAATGCCAATGGAATTCGCAGAAAAGAGCTTGCGTCTGTTCGCCAAGGAGGTTTTACCGGCAATCCAAGAAATGCCGGTTCTGGAGCCGATCGTGAGGGAGCCAGCGCGGCGAGTCGATAGAAGCCGCCCAACCGCGGCAAATCCGGCGACGTCTCCAGCACTCTCGTTGAAGGGCATCCTGCGTCGCGACCGAGACGGCTAGAGGTACAGATAAGGACCACCCTTGATGTTTTTACAACGGTGACTGGCGTACGAATGTATTACGAAGTGCATGGCGAGGATGGGTCGCCTGTTGTCGTGATCCACGGCTTCCAAGGTGACCACCTGCTAATGGGCGGCTTCGTTCGAATGCTCCAGGCGCGGAACCGTGTCCTTTTGTTTGATCAGCGGGGTACCGGCCAGAGCGACAAACCTGACGAACCCTATACGGTGGAGCTGATCGCGGACGAGACCGTAGAGTTGATGAAGCACGCGGGCTTCAGCCCGGCGCATGTGGTGGGTTGTTCGATGGGTGGAGTGATCGCGCAGGAGGAGGTCGTTCTTCGGCATCCGGACCAGGTTCTAAGCCTCGTCCTCGGCTGTACGACGTCCGACGTGCGGCGCTTGAGCGAAAGGGACGCATCAGCATCAGCAGACATGACTTCGGCGACCGCCTCGACCGCGACGGACCGCCAGTATACGGCCTCCGAGCGCGCGACGGCTGTGGCCAGCGTGCTCTTTGCGTGCGGCTTCATCGAATCTCACCCTGAGGTCGTACTGGAGCTGGTGCGACAGCGTGAAGCGCTACCTCTCAACCAGGTTGGTGTAAAGCGGCGAGGGGAATCCTTGGTGTCGTGGGGTGGCACGACCGATCGTCTCTCGGCGGTGCATTGCCCGACCCTGGTCATCACCGGGGCCGAAGACAGAATGGTCCCGCCCCATCTCTCTTCAGACTTGGCCGATGCTATTCCAGGAGCCAAGCTGGTAGTCGTTCCGGACGCCGGCCACGGCTTTTGGATTGAGAGACCCATGGAGACCGAGACCGCTTTGACCACGTTCCTCGATGGGGTAGGGACAAAGAAGTAGAAGACAAAAGATCGAGTCGGGGCATGCGGAGGCATGGTGCTTTGGCACCGATATCATATGTAAAGGGGTATGCGAGATGATGGTCGCCGAGATGCGCTCGGTGGCTTCTGCCCTGTTACCGGGGGCCGCCGCCGAGGCGACGATGCTCATGGTCACCCCTGATCCGGCCAACGACCGGACGCCGCAGCTGCTGCAGTATGCAAAGAACCAGGAACCGCCCAACAAGGGATGGATTCTTGCGAACGGCTCTGAAGATAGAATCAAGCCGCTGATACGCGTCTACTGGGTCACGCACGAGGCTCAGATGACGCCATGATGCACGCGATGAAATTATTCCTGCTCGCCCGACGGCGCGCTGGTGCGATTCTATCCAGGTATGAAGCTATCAGAGCAGTCGGTCGCTTCTGAAATAGCCACGATGCTGCATCGGAATTCC is part of the Candidatus Binataceae bacterium genome and harbors:
- a CDS encoding SCO family protein codes for the protein MCKGVCEMMVAEMRSVASALLPGAAAEATMLMVTPDPANDRTPQLLQYAKNQEPPNKGWILANGSEDRIKPLIRVYWVTHEAQMTP
- a CDS encoding alpha/beta hydrolase; the encoded protein is MTGVRMYYEVHGEDGSPVVVIHGFQGDHLLMGGFVRMLQARNRVLLFDQRGTGQSDKPDEPYTVELIADETVELMKHAGFSPAHVVGCSMGGVIAQEEVVLRHPDQVLSLVLGCTTSDVRRLSERDASASADMTSATASTATDRQYTASERATAVASVLFACGFIESHPEVVLELVRQREALPLNQVGVKRRGESLVSWGGTTDRLSAVHCPTLVITGAEDRMVPPHLSSDLADAIPGAKLVVVPDAGHGFWIERPMETETALTTFLDGVGTKK
- a CDS encoding sulfatase-like hydrolase/transferase, with protein sequence MGDLNEYLPTVHGFEEFFGYLYHLDAMEDPAHPNYPPALIDKIGPRNMLHCWATDQNDPTVQPRWGEIGKQRIEDAGTLYPDRMKTVDDEILAHTMKFIDRAKASGKPFFCWLNPTRMHVITHLSEKYNKLRTPENGWSIHEAGMAQLDDIVGAVMKKLKDDGLDDNTLLVFTTDNGTENFTWPDGGQTPFAGGKGTVLEGGFRAPCLARWPGKVPAGKVENGIMSGLDWFPTLIAAAGNPNIAEELKKGKQLGDKTYKVHLDGYDQTNLITGKGPSNRHEIFYFAEGTLGAIRFNDYEYRFIDQPGGWLGATQKVDWPILVNLRLDPFERCGASGSLAFYDWFKYEFWRFVFVQEVVMRAAQTFIEFPPMQKGVSFNMESVKEQVAKAIASHSGN